In Mycolicibacterium mucogenicum DSM 44124, the following are encoded in one genomic region:
- a CDS encoding CoA-acylating methylmalonate-semialdehyde dehydrogenase, which produces MTTSQTISHWINNDVFTGSSGQSAPVTNPATGQVTGQVALASVEDAQTVINAAVAAFPAWRDTSITKRVQTLFAFRELLNARREELAAIITAEHGKVLSDAMGEVARGIEVVEFACGIPHLLKGGYAENASTSVDVYNIRQALGPVAIIAPFNFPAMVPMWFFPIAIAAGNTVVVKPSEKDPSSSLWMAELWKEAGLPDGVFNVLQGDKTAVDELLTNPAIKAVSFVGSTPIAQYVYRTATASGKRVQALGGAKNHAVILPDADLDLAADSMVNAGFGSAGERCMAISACVAVGPIADDLVAKIAERAAAIKTGDGAKGSDMGPLITKVHRDKVAAYIDAGEAEGAKVVLDGRNVTVEGAEGGFWLGPTLLDNVTPEMSVYTDEIFGPVLSVVRVETYDEALELINNNPYGNGTAIFTNDGGAARRFQNEVEVGMVGINVPIPVPMAFFSFGGWKASLFGDTHAYGPEGVQFFTRAKAVTQRWADPSHGGINLGFPENN; this is translated from the coding sequence ATGACCACCTCGCAGACCATCTCGCACTGGATCAACAACGACGTCTTCACCGGATCCTCGGGACAGTCGGCACCGGTCACCAACCCGGCCACCGGCCAGGTCACCGGCCAGGTCGCGCTCGCGAGCGTCGAGGACGCCCAGACCGTCATCAACGCCGCCGTCGCCGCCTTCCCGGCCTGGCGCGACACCTCGATCACCAAGCGGGTGCAGACGCTGTTCGCGTTCCGCGAGCTGCTCAACGCCCGCCGCGAGGAGCTCGCCGCGATCATCACCGCCGAGCACGGCAAGGTGCTCTCGGACGCCATGGGCGAGGTCGCCCGCGGCATCGAGGTCGTCGAATTCGCCTGCGGCATCCCGCATCTGCTCAAGGGCGGCTACGCCGAGAACGCCTCCACCAGCGTCGACGTCTACAACATCCGCCAGGCCCTCGGCCCGGTCGCCATCATCGCGCCGTTCAACTTCCCGGCCATGGTGCCGATGTGGTTCTTCCCCATCGCCATCGCCGCCGGCAACACCGTCGTCGTCAAGCCGTCCGAGAAGGACCCGTCGTCCTCGCTGTGGATGGCCGAACTGTGGAAGGAAGCCGGTCTGCCCGACGGCGTCTTCAACGTCCTGCAGGGTGACAAGACCGCCGTCGACGAGCTGCTGACCAACCCCGCCATCAAGGCCGTCTCGTTCGTCGGCTCCACCCCGATCGCGCAATACGTCTACCGGACCGCCACCGCCTCCGGCAAGCGCGTGCAGGCCCTCGGCGGCGCCAAGAACCACGCGGTGATCCTGCCTGACGCCGACCTGGATCTGGCCGCCGACAGCATGGTCAATGCCGGCTTCGGTTCGGCCGGTGAGCGCTGCATGGCCATCTCGGCCTGCGTCGCCGTCGGTCCGATCGCCGACGACCTGGTCGCCAAGATCGCCGAGCGCGCCGCCGCCATCAAGACCGGTGACGGCGCCAAGGGCTCGGACATGGGCCCGCTCATCACCAAGGTGCACCGGGACAAGGTGGCCGCCTACATCGACGCCGGCGAGGCCGAGGGCGCCAAGGTCGTGCTCGACGGCCGCAATGTCACCGTCGAGGGGGCCGAAGGCGGCTTCTGGCTGGGCCCGACCCTGCTCGACAACGTCACCCCCGAGATGAGCGTCTACACCGACGAGATCTTCGGCCCCGTGCTGTCGGTCGTCCGCGTCGAAACCTACGACGAGGCATTGGAACTTATCAACAACAACCCCTACGGCAACGGCACCGCGATCTTCACCAACGACGGTGGCGCGGCCCGCCGGTTCCAGAACGAGGTCGAGGTCGGCATGGTCGGCATCAACGTCCCGATCCCGGTTCCCATGGCGTTCTTCAGCTTCGGCGGCTGGAAGGCCTCGCTGTTCGGCGACACCCACGCCTACGGCCCCGAAGGCGTGCAGTTCTTCACCCGCGCCAAGGCCGTCACCCAGCGCTGGGCCGACCCCAGCCACGGCGGCATCAACCTGGGCTTCCCGGAGAACAACTGA
- a CDS encoding PucR family transcriptional regulator encodes MPTVAEIVALPVIQQGEPEILCATGFDRPIRWVHVSDVPDLSEVLQGGELVLTTGAALRAAPLEYLRSVAAAHAVGVIVELGAGAVPLPVNVGSIAEELGLALVAVRRVIKFVEVTEQVHRVIVADQYQEVDFARQTHEVFTDLSMRRATPAGIAEAAANLLGAPVVLEDLTHQAIAVATAGRPTPDVLRDWQRRSRQHETGAVRTDDWVISEVGRGEDAWGRLIALSPSDDVAGRFTMVLERASQALVLHRMAERGRTDIEHQAQAGLLEDVARERIRFEDEATARAFALGLRPAAQYLPVTLRIAGWAAPDGSDADPVSEQRRSARLLDVVTRAVKALGHTGLFSLRGPGEIAMVLSLNARAGSALEPLGRALRRDAQRAVDAQGLVLGVGTPAPGLIDAIHRITDAAHVAEAALSLPASQRVCFRVADIRLRGLLSMLRTDPRVQRFAEGELRALILHDMETGDGLLDVLRGYLELGGNKSALASRLHLSRPSLYAKLGRIEQILGVDLADGESATSLHVALLILETRNAFGGGGAPL; translated from the coding sequence ATGCCGACCGTCGCCGAGATCGTCGCCCTGCCGGTCATCCAGCAGGGCGAGCCCGAGATTCTCTGCGCAACCGGGTTCGACCGCCCGATCCGGTGGGTCCACGTCAGTGATGTCCCGGACCTCTCGGAAGTCCTGCAGGGTGGCGAGCTGGTGCTGACGACGGGTGCCGCGCTGCGGGCCGCGCCGCTGGAGTACCTGCGGTCGGTGGCGGCCGCGCACGCCGTCGGCGTCATCGTCGAATTGGGCGCCGGGGCCGTGCCGCTGCCGGTCAATGTCGGGTCGATCGCCGAAGAGTTGGGTCTGGCCCTGGTGGCGGTGCGCCGGGTGATCAAGTTCGTCGAGGTGACCGAACAGGTGCACCGGGTGATCGTCGCCGACCAGTACCAGGAGGTCGATTTCGCGCGGCAGACGCACGAGGTGTTCACCGACCTGAGCATGCGCCGGGCGACGCCCGCCGGGATCGCCGAGGCGGCGGCGAATCTGCTCGGCGCGCCCGTCGTCCTCGAGGACCTCACGCACCAGGCGATCGCGGTGGCGACGGCCGGGCGTCCGACCCCAGATGTGTTGCGGGACTGGCAACGTCGGTCCCGTCAGCACGAGACCGGGGCCGTGCGGACCGACGACTGGGTGATCAGCGAGGTGGGCCGCGGCGAGGATGCGTGGGGCCGCCTGATCGCGCTGAGTCCGTCGGACGACGTGGCGGGCCGGTTCACGATGGTGCTGGAGCGGGCGTCCCAGGCGCTGGTGCTGCACCGCATGGCCGAGCGCGGCCGTACCGACATCGAACATCAGGCGCAGGCCGGCCTGCTGGAAGATGTTGCGCGCGAACGCATCCGATTCGAAGATGAGGCGACCGCGCGCGCCTTCGCGCTGGGCTTGCGGCCGGCGGCGCAGTACCTGCCCGTGACGCTGCGGATCGCGGGCTGGGCCGCGCCGGATGGTTCCGACGCCGACCCGGTGTCCGAACAACGCCGCAGTGCGCGCCTGCTCGATGTCGTCACCCGGGCGGTGAAGGCGTTGGGGCACACCGGATTGTTCTCACTGCGCGGGCCCGGCGAGATCGCCATGGTGTTGTCGCTGAACGCGCGCGCGGGCAGCGCGCTCGAACCTCTCGGCCGGGCACTGCGGCGCGACGCCCAACGTGCCGTCGACGCCCAGGGCCTGGTGCTCGGCGTCGGTACGCCGGCGCCGGGGCTTATCGACGCGATCCATCGCATCACCGATGCCGCCCATGTCGCCGAGGCGGCGCTGTCGCTGCCCGCCTCGCAGCGGGTCTGCTTCCGGGTCGCCGACATCAGGCTGCGCGGGCTGCTGTCGATGCTGCGGACCGACCCACGGGTGCAGCGGTTCGCCGAAGGGGAGCTGCGCGCGCTGATCCTGCACGACATGGAGACCGGTGACGGTCTGCTCGACGTGCTGCGCGGATACCTCGAACTCGGCGGCAACAAGTCGGCGCTCGCGTCGCGGCTGCACCTGAGTCGCCCGTCGCTGTACGCGAAACTGGGCCGCATCGAGCAGATTCTGGGCGTCGATCTTGCCGACGGCGAGTCGGCGACCTCGCTGCATGTGGCGTTGCTGATCCTGGAGACACGCAACGCTTTCGGTGGCGGCGGCGCACCGCTGTGA
- a CDS encoding TetR/AcrR family transcriptional regulator, protein MLLTVSGTSQNRQGNATRAKLVKTAEKLFAEQGVDAVSVRSVNAAAGLGAASVHYHFGSKDELLRAVVLDLGAAVGSAIQANVDVLAADSAAPSPDALVRAVTAPYLDLLRRQRTRGMRWIKIMAQITQAGPADENIEPKLRVALLAQVRRAFPNADEARLEARWAVSIMGFVQGLSRADEWDRAKLSAPALEAFYEDLVTFVVGGTERLLNS, encoded by the coding sequence ATGCTTCTGACCGTGTCGGGCACATCGCAAAACCGTCAGGGCAATGCCACCCGTGCCAAGTTGGTGAAGACGGCCGAGAAGCTCTTCGCCGAGCAGGGCGTGGATGCCGTCTCCGTGCGCTCGGTCAACGCCGCGGCCGGCCTCGGCGCCGCCTCGGTGCACTACCACTTCGGTTCCAAGGACGAGTTGCTGCGCGCGGTGGTGCTGGACCTCGGCGCCGCGGTGGGATCGGCGATCCAGGCCAATGTCGATGTGCTGGCGGCAGATTCGGCCGCGCCGTCACCCGACGCGTTGGTGCGGGCCGTCACCGCGCCCTATCTCGATCTGCTGCGGCGCCAGCGCACCCGCGGCATGCGCTGGATCAAGATCATGGCCCAGATCACCCAGGCCGGCCCGGCCGACGAGAACATCGAGCCCAAGCTGCGCGTCGCCCTGCTGGCGCAGGTGCGGCGGGCCTTCCCGAACGCCGACGAGGCCCGACTCGAGGCGCGCTGGGCGGTGTCGATCATGGGCTTCGTGCAGGGCCTGAGCCGCGCCGACGAATGGGACCGCGCCAAGCTGTCGGCCCCGGCCCTCGAAGCGTTCTACGAAGACCTCGTGACGTTCGTCGTCGGCGGCACCGAGCGCCTCTTGAACTCTTAA
- a CDS encoding LLM class flavin-dependent oxidoreductase, with product MSSVAQWSPTSMKFGAFLAPYHPLNADPALQLRRDIDLMTHLDHLGFEEAWMGEHHSTGSEIVPAPDVFIAAAAERTERIRFGTGVMSLPYHHPLITADRITQLDLQTRGRLIVGTGPGKIPLDAHMMGITTTNQRRMQGEALEAVLALLRGEVVNMETDWFTLRDARAQLPTYNPAGIEVVTASTISPNGSVLAGKHGLSLLSLAASSQAGYESLDRNWGVYEQVSAENGYVADRSTWRLVNPMFIAETREEAERAVSRRINHIAEYVNRQQNINPDWAQTPAGIIDYWRNESLGEFGQAIIGTPEDAIAQIDRLIEKTGGFGTLLIMHVDLADWENTKRSYELFASEVIPHFRRRNVARQASLQFAQDNSEVLIGNLVGAITKAYTDYYGRPTDLPATPAPSTELNTAGAHA from the coding sequence GTGAGCAGCGTTGCCCAGTGGAGCCCGACGTCCATGAAATTCGGGGCGTTCCTCGCCCCGTACCATCCGCTCAATGCCGACCCGGCGCTGCAGTTGCGCCGCGACATCGACCTGATGACGCACCTGGACCACCTCGGCTTCGAAGAGGCGTGGATGGGGGAGCACCATTCGACCGGCTCCGAGATCGTCCCGGCCCCCGATGTTTTCATCGCCGCCGCCGCCGAGCGCACCGAACGCATCCGCTTCGGCACCGGCGTGATGTCGCTGCCGTACCACCACCCGCTGATCACCGCTGACCGCATCACCCAGCTGGACCTGCAGACCCGCGGCCGCCTGATCGTCGGCACCGGCCCCGGCAAGATTCCGCTCGACGCGCACATGATGGGCATCACCACCACCAACCAGCGCCGCATGCAGGGTGAGGCCCTGGAGGCCGTGCTCGCCCTGCTGCGCGGTGAGGTCGTCAACATGGAGACCGACTGGTTCACCCTGCGCGACGCCCGCGCCCAGCTGCCCACCTACAACCCGGCCGGCATCGAGGTCGTCACCGCCTCGACCATCTCGCCCAACGGTTCGGTGCTGGCCGGCAAGCACGGCCTGTCGCTGTTGTCGCTCGCGGCGAGCTCGCAGGCGGGCTATGAATCACTGGACCGCAACTGGGGTGTGTACGAACAGGTTTCGGCCGAGAACGGCTACGTCGCCGACCGGTCGACGTGGCGTCTGGTCAACCCGATGTTCATCGCCGAGACGCGCGAGGAGGCCGAGCGCGCCGTCAGCCGTCGCATCAACCACATCGCCGAGTACGTCAACCGACAGCAGAACATCAACCCGGATTGGGCGCAGACCCCGGCCGGCATCATCGACTACTGGCGCAACGAGTCGCTCGGCGAGTTCGGGCAGGCGATCATCGGTACGCCGGAAGACGCCATCGCGCAGATCGATCGCCTGATCGAGAAGACCGGCGGCTTCGGCACCCTGCTGATCATGCACGTGGATCTCGCCGACTGGGAGAACACCAAGCGCAGCTACGAGCTGTTCGCCTCGGAGGTCATCCCGCACTTCCGTCGCCGCAACGTCGCGCGGCAGGCCAGTCTGCAGTTCGCGCAGGACAACTCCGAGGTGCTGATCGGCAACCTCGTCGGCGCAATCACCAAGGCGTACACCGATTACTACGGCCGGCCGACCGATCTCCCCGCCACTCCGGCGCCCTCGACCGAACTCAACACCGCAGGAGCACACGCATGA
- a CDS encoding alcohol dehydrogenase catalytic domain-containing protein yields the protein MKAAQFIDGQFTVTDVPEPPATGPGQLRIKVAACGICGSDLSMSKDPCRFVSVAAGAGFPFAVFDATRPVVLGHEWAGVVVETGAGVEDFKVDDRVTGLGITTEQNGMPTIIGYSNDYHGAFGEYIVVDAFWVRHVPDGLSLEHASLAEPLHVGEMHMQQSGLAPADTALVIGCGSIGLGTILAAKAAGAHLVIASEPSPKRRELAAKMGADIVVDPNEQDPIEVYNELLASGKTGGGLLIAYECSGRVGTLNTLTHTLPWGSRIQVVASPFAEETIIPVVAQMRQIAINFGHGPYEQAYEKVLARLAAGEIDAEALITGRTGLDGIADAFTALRNPDEHVKILVLPS from the coding sequence ATGAAGGCAGCACAGTTCATCGACGGCCAGTTCACCGTGACGGACGTTCCGGAGCCCCCGGCCACCGGTCCGGGACAGCTGCGCATCAAGGTGGCCGCGTGCGGCATCTGTGGCAGTGACCTGAGTATGTCCAAGGACCCGTGCCGCTTCGTTTCCGTCGCCGCCGGGGCGGGCTTCCCGTTCGCGGTGTTCGACGCCACCCGTCCGGTGGTGCTGGGGCATGAATGGGCGGGCGTCGTCGTCGAAACCGGCGCGGGCGTCGAGGATTTCAAGGTCGACGACCGCGTCACCGGGCTGGGTATCACCACCGAGCAGAACGGGATGCCGACCATCATCGGCTACTCGAACGACTACCACGGGGCGTTCGGCGAGTACATCGTCGTCGACGCGTTCTGGGTGCGGCACGTGCCCGACGGCCTCTCGCTGGAGCACGCGTCCCTCGCCGAACCACTGCACGTCGGCGAGATGCACATGCAGCAGTCGGGGCTGGCGCCCGCGGACACCGCGCTGGTGATCGGCTGCGGCTCGATCGGCCTGGGCACCATCCTCGCCGCGAAGGCCGCCGGCGCACACCTCGTCATCGCCTCGGAGCCGTCGCCGAAGCGGCGCGAGCTCGCCGCGAAGATGGGCGCCGACATCGTCGTCGACCCCAATGAGCAGGACCCGATCGAGGTCTACAACGAGTTGCTGGCAAGCGGCAAGACCGGCGGTGGGCTCTTGATCGCCTACGAGTGCAGCGGCCGGGTCGGCACGCTCAACACCCTGACCCACACGCTGCCGTGGGGTTCGCGGATTCAGGTGGTGGCATCCCCGTTCGCCGAGGAGACCATCATCCCGGTCGTGGCGCAGATGCGGCAGATCGCGATCAACTTCGGGCACGGCCCGTACGAGCAGGCCTACGAAAAGGTACTGGCCCGGCTGGCCGCGGGCGAGATCGACGCCGAGGCGCTGATCACCGGACGTACCGGGCTCGACGGCATCGCCGACGCGTTCACCGCCCTGCGGAATCCGGACGAACACGTCAAGATCCTGGTACTCCCGTCGTGA
- a CDS encoding TetR/AcrR family transcriptional regulator produces MGRPRVPLLNRELIRDTALELIDRDGLAEMSMRKLAAELGVQASSLYKHYPTKDDVLDAVASRVAGEIDTSGFDRGDDWQDALAAWARSHRAALAAHPNLVPYLATGPGRRDVSLRIADAVHGGLVGAGWPPREATLIGAATRSLVLGSTVGSFSRGFTDDVQVYRDRYPHMGQAHLLRGKADQIDTAGFELALTAFIDGLTLRFNALQ; encoded by the coding sequence ATGGGCAGGCCCCGCGTACCGCTGCTCAACCGCGAACTCATCCGTGACACGGCATTGGAATTGATCGATCGCGACGGCCTCGCCGAAATGTCGATGCGCAAGCTGGCCGCCGAACTCGGCGTGCAGGCGTCGTCGCTGTACAAGCACTACCCCACCAAGGACGACGTGCTCGACGCCGTCGCGAGCCGGGTCGCCGGGGAGATCGACACGTCAGGGTTCGACCGCGGCGACGACTGGCAGGACGCGCTGGCGGCGTGGGCCCGCTCGCACCGCGCCGCGCTGGCGGCCCACCCGAATCTCGTGCCCTACCTGGCGACCGGGCCGGGCCGTCGCGACGTCAGTCTCCGCATCGCCGACGCCGTACACGGCGGCCTGGTCGGCGCCGGCTGGCCACCGCGCGAAGCGACTCTGATCGGCGCTGCCACCCGGTCGCTGGTGCTCGGATCGACCGTCGGCTCCTTCTCGCGCGGGTTCACCGACGACGTGCAGGTCTACCGCGACCGCTACCCGCACATGGGCCAGGCACATCTGCTGCGCGGCAAGGCCGACCAGATCGACACGGCCGGTTTCGAGCTGGCCCTCACCGCATTCATCGACGGATTGACGCTGCGCTTCAACGCCCTGCAGTGA
- a CDS encoding acyl-CoA dehydrogenase family protein, which translates to MKREVYSEEHEDYRAMIRAFVEAEVSPVYDEWFEKGLVPREFYYKLGELGIFGAEIPEEYGGEGLTSYKFQAILTEELARAAVSFGGSSVHVGLCLPYIRDIGNEEQKKRWFPGMLSGEIMFAIAMTEPGTGSDLAGMRTTAKLSEDGTHYVLNGSKTFITGGVHADRVIVCARTSAPKEDDRRFGISLLVVDTKLEGYSVGRKLDKLGLRCSDTAELNFTDVKVPVEDILGEADQGFNYLGQNLPRERLGIAVSAYAQAKAAVRFAVQYTKDRTVFGKPVASFQNTKFELAACQADVDAMEAVVDRAMEAHDLDELSAADAAKAKLFCTDAAARVIDRCLQLHGGYGYINEYPIARLYADNRVGRIYGGTSEVMKMIIAKDMGL; encoded by the coding sequence GTGAAACGCGAGGTCTACAGCGAAGAGCATGAGGATTACCGGGCCATGATCCGGGCCTTCGTCGAGGCCGAGGTCAGTCCGGTCTACGACGAGTGGTTCGAGAAGGGCCTGGTGCCGCGCGAGTTCTACTACAAGCTCGGCGAACTCGGCATCTTCGGCGCGGAAATCCCGGAGGAGTACGGCGGCGAGGGCCTGACCTCGTACAAGTTCCAGGCGATCCTCACCGAGGAACTCGCCCGCGCCGCGGTGTCGTTCGGTGGCTCCAGTGTGCACGTCGGTCTGTGTCTGCCCTACATCCGCGACATCGGCAACGAAGAGCAGAAGAAGCGCTGGTTCCCCGGCATGCTCAGCGGCGAGATCATGTTCGCCATCGCGATGACCGAGCCCGGCACCGGTTCCGACCTGGCCGGAATGCGCACCACCGCAAAGCTTTCCGAGGACGGCACGCACTACGTCCTCAACGGTTCCAAGACCTTCATCACCGGCGGTGTACACGCCGACCGCGTGATCGTCTGCGCGCGTACATCGGCCCCCAAGGAAGACGACCGCCGCTTCGGCATCTCGCTGCTGGTGGTCGACACCAAGCTGGAGGGCTACTCGGTCGGCCGCAAGCTCGACAAGCTGGGCCTGCGCTGCTCGGACACCGCCGAGCTCAACTTCACCGACGTCAAGGTCCCGGTCGAGGACATCCTCGGCGAGGCCGACCAGGGCTTCAACTACCTCGGCCAGAACCTGCCGCGCGAGCGGCTCGGCATCGCCGTCAGCGCATACGCGCAGGCCAAGGCCGCCGTCCGATTCGCCGTGCAGTACACCAAGGACCGCACCGTGTTCGGCAAGCCGGTCGCCTCGTTCCAGAACACCAAGTTCGAGCTCGCCGCCTGCCAGGCCGACGTCGACGCGATGGAAGCCGTCGTCGACCGTGCCATGGAAGCCCACGATCTCGACGAGCTGTCCGCCGCCGACGCCGCCAAGGCCAAGCTGTTCTGCACCGATGCGGCAGCGCGCGTGATCGACCGCTGCCTGCAATTGCACGGCGGCTACGGCTACATCAACGAGTACCCGATCGCCCGGCTGTATGCCGACAACCGCGTCGGCCGCATCTACGGCGGTACCAGTGAGGTCATGAAGATGATCATCGCCAAGGACATGGGCCTCTAA
- a CDS encoding SDR family NAD(P)-dependent oxidoreductase, protein MGAQELFGGGVSVITGAGSGIGAGLARYAAKLGMTTVLADVDAAAITALRDELSEAGATAVDAVCDVRDAEAVQALADRVNREIGPVRLLVNNAGIEQFGYLWDTPVANWDRVMDINVNGVFHGVRAFLPAMLASGEPAWVWNMSSVGGVSTVQLQAPYIVSKHAVLALTECLRVEVELAGHDNHVSVQAVLPGPVQSNIFTAAGGVDSGSGDAADASESERAAMHQLSAMDPLTAAEAIFDQSAAGGFYLTTHPDAIAGAMAERARVLSEQAIPKLRTRRFDTK, encoded by the coding sequence ATGGGTGCACAGGAACTGTTCGGTGGTGGGGTTTCGGTCATCACGGGTGCCGGCTCGGGGATCGGGGCCGGTCTGGCCCGGTATGCGGCCAAGCTCGGGATGACGACGGTGCTGGCCGACGTCGACGCCGCCGCGATCACCGCCCTGCGTGACGAGCTGTCCGAGGCCGGTGCAACCGCCGTCGACGCGGTGTGCGACGTGCGCGATGCCGAGGCCGTGCAGGCCCTGGCCGACCGGGTCAACCGCGAGATCGGGCCGGTGCGCCTGCTGGTGAACAACGCCGGCATCGAGCAGTTCGGGTACCTGTGGGACACCCCGGTCGCCAACTGGGACCGCGTCATGGACATCAACGTCAACGGCGTCTTCCACGGTGTGCGGGCCTTCCTGCCCGCCATGCTGGCGTCGGGCGAACCGGCGTGGGTGTGGAACATGTCGTCCGTCGGCGGCGTGTCGACGGTGCAACTGCAGGCGCCGTACATCGTCAGCAAGCACGCCGTGCTGGCGCTGACCGAGTGCTTGCGCGTCGAGGTCGAGCTCGCCGGGCACGACAACCACGTCAGCGTGCAGGCGGTGCTGCCCGGACCGGTGCAGTCCAACATCTTCACCGCGGCCGGCGGTGTCGACAGTGGAAGCGGGGACGCCGCCGACGCCTCAGAGTCCGAGCGCGCGGCGATGCACCAGCTCTCCGCCATGGACCCGCTCACCGCGGCCGAGGCCATCTTCGACCAGTCGGCAGCCGGCGGCTTCTACCTGACCACGCATCCCGACGCCATCGCCGGCGCCATGGCCGAACGCGCCCGGGTCCTCAGCGAGCAGGCGATCCCGAAGCTGCGCACCCGCCGGTTCGACACCAAGTGA